DNA from Nitrospina gracilis Nb-211:
AGATACGCCAGCACGGCGAGCACGATGACGAGCACGGTGATCTTGGCCAGCAGGGACGGCAGGTCGTAGGAGAAGCCAACAGGCAACTCCGACGACAACCCCAGAAGCGATCCGTAAAACCACAGCACCAAGGCGAACAGGCTGTCGTTGTTCTGCCAGTAGGTGGTGAAGGTCTCCAGTCCTTCAAACGCGTCGCGCCCGATGTTCACGAACGGAAGGTAGCCCACCGCCACCACCCCCACGAACAAAGCCGCGCCCGCGGCGCACGCCTTCCACGGCGAGGTTCCTCGTTCGGTCAAACTCTGCAACTGCCGCTTGAGGTAGAGCGGCAGGAGGATCGCCGGGTACAGCTTGCCCAATACGCTGAGCGCAAGAAAGAAGTACGCCACGTAATACCGCGCGCGCACGAGGAAATAGATTGCGCCCGTCAAAAATGCGATGCCGATGATGTCGAGGTGCGTCGAGTTGAACGTCTCTTTGATGACCAGCGGGCACCAGTAATAAACGAGGCACCAGTTCGGATTCATCCCCAGCGCGCGGAGTGTGAGGGCGATGAAGGCGACCGCCATCAGGTCGAACACGAAAAACGCGAGGCGCATCATGGCAATGCTGTCGGGTTTCAGCGTGTGCACCAGGCGGAACACGTACTGCGCCATCGGCGGATAGATGGTGGGCACGCCGGGGTGGTTGATGCGCTCCATGTACACCAGGCTTTTGTCCGACTGCCACTTCAACTGATACAACCGGGTCAGCTCGCGGATTTGGTCCGGCGAATACGTCGCCTCGAAGCTGGCGGGATCGCGGATCATGAACTCCTTGAGCCGGCTCACTTCATTCGGCGAGTACTTGTACGGGTTGACGCCGTGGGCGAACACCTTGCCGTCCCACAGATAGCGGTAGATGTCGTCTTCCTGAATCTGGTCGGCGGGCAGGATGGCGCCGCGGAACAGCAGGCCCAGTATGAGAATCAGCCACAACGTGTTCCAGTCGTAGCGCGACTTCAGGATTTTGAGCGCCGCCCACGCGTAGAGGCCGAACAGCGCGGCGTAGAGCGCGAGGTAGGCGAGGATCGGCCGCTCGGCGTAGCCTTCGCCCCAGTTGAACGCAAGCGACAGCCGCCACAGGGCGAGGTACAGCAGGACGGAGGCGATGCCGGTGATGAGGAGGACGGTGCGGGTGCGCATGACGTCTTTCAGTAAACCACAATTGCGTGCGGATCGGCACCGGTCTTTTGCGGCGGACGGCAAACCGGTTTCCCCTCCTTGAGAAGGAGAGGTTTGCAAATAGAAATCAGGAAAGGTCATAAATCCCCCTCATCCTAACCTTCTCCCGCAAGGGGAGAAGGAATTCTTAAAACCCCCTCTCCCTTGACGGGAGAGGGCTGGGGTGAGGGTGGCTTCCTTTGACTTTCAATGATTTTTGCAAAGCCCACTTTATTACATGGTTGCCTTTCGCTTTTGCTACTCACTCCATGATACTAAAGTAGGCTCATGGGTCCGGGATGCGTCCCGGATGTAGGGCATGCCCCGAGGTTCGTACAGGGTGGACCGCGGTTCCCATACCCTGCGGCGGACGACGTGGGTTGATCGCGGCAACCCATAGTCTGCGCCGGGAAGTGAGGCCCTTCCCTGTACCTCTTCCTCTGCTTCGCCGTTCGGAAACCCGCCGCATTGCAAGTCCTTGCAGTGAAGACCTCGCGCTCACGCCATCTCCTGTTACAATAAATGGTTTGAAAAGGGTTCCGCTCCCTATAAAATGGTGGGATAGATGGATTCAGGAGTGTTGACCATGAAAGACGGGTCCGGCCGCACACACCGTTGGGCGTCCATTCGTAACATTCTGCCCGACGTATTGACCGCCATCCCGGAACAAGGCGATGAAGACATGACCGAGCGCATCGGTTTCGTCTGGGAGGTTCTGGTCGGCGAGAAGCTCGCCTGCCACACGCGCATCATCCGCGTCACGGAAAAGACCCTGTTCGTGCAGGTGGACGGTCCCGAATGGCTGGCTCCGCTGAAGGCGCTGGACACACGGATCCTGGAAGGGTTGAACCGGTCGCTTCGGACCTCCCGCTTCACCCGCATTCATTACGACATCCGGCCGGAAACCCAGCCGTCGTCCTCTAAAAGGAAACCCAAACGTATGCGAAACACCCCATTGCCGAACGCCAACCCCACTCTGCCCGTGGGTGCGGATTCACTGGACCGCATTCAGGATCCGGCGCTCAAGGAAACCCTCACCCGGCTGGCGCACAAGTTCCGCTTCGTGGCGCTGGCGCTCATTGCCGTGACCGGGTTGTCCAACTGCGCGACGATCGGCGACACCATGCCCGGTTTCGATACCGAAATCCAGGAAGGCGCGCCGGACTTCGAGAACAGCTACGCCGTCCGCCACATCAGCAAGCTCAACGAACAGAATCCCGGCCGCTTTCGTGACCCGCGCGCGTACTACCATTTCATGATGGACCTCAAGTACGAGCGGGAAGGCGATTTTGACCGCGCCGCCGAGCACTATTCCAAAGTGGTGGAACTGGAGACGGAACATGAACCGTTTCTCACGCACCTGATGGTGCTCTACCAGCGCATCGGCAAACTGGAAGAGGCCCTGCAGGTGGGCCAGCGCGGCCTGCGCAAATTTCCGGATAACACCCGCATGCACACCATCGTGGGCGACATCCTGGCCAGCCGCGGACGTTATGAGGACGCGCTCACCCATTACAAAAAAGTGTCGGAACTCGATCCCAAAAGCCCGCGCGCGTTTCTCATGGCCGGCGTTGCGCTGCGCCAGTTGAAGCAGTTTGACGAGGCGCGCGACTGGTTCCACAAGGTGTCGGTGATCGACCCCGCCAACACGCTGGGATTCTATTATTACGGCCGCACGCTTTTGGACACGCGGGATCCCGCGGGCGCGGAGGACAAGCTGAAGAAATCGGTATCGCTCCGCCCCAGCATGATCGAGGCACGGCAGGCCCTGGCGCTGGCATTGGAACAGCAGGAAAAATACCAGGAAGCCATCACCCAGTACCGCATCCTGAAAAAACTCGACCCGTCCAACTTGCAGGTGGCGGACCGCTATGATGCGCTCAACGAGGTGTGGGACCCGGTTACCGAAAAGCTGTCGGGAAACGTGACGCTGCCCGAAATGGCGCTGGACGAACCGGACATCCACCGCATGATCGGCGCCATCTTTTACCAGCAGGTGATGTACCTGGAAGCGGTCGATGAATTCCGTCTGGTGCTGGCAAAGAGCGAGGACAGGGAAGTGCGCTTCACCATCGCCCGCATTTACGAAGTGCTGGGCCGCCCGGACAAGGCCATCCAGGAAATCGAGGCCTACCGCCGCTATTCCGGCGAGCCGGATTCGGTGGAGGTCCTGCTCAAACTCGCGCGCCTCTATGGACTCAATGAAAACATGCCGCAGTCGGTGAACCTGCTCGACCGCGCGGTGGAGCTGGACCCGCACAACCACCGCCTGTTCCACGCCCTGACGCTCGCTTACATGTCGCTCAACCGCAACAAGGAAGCGTTGAAGGCGATCGATCACGCCATCGCGCTCAACAAATCGCACGACGCCTACTACTTCGAAAAGGGCGCACTGCTCGAGCGCATGGGCCGCTACGAGGATGCCATC
Protein-coding regions in this window:
- a CDS encoding DciA family protein, producing MKDGSGRTHRWASIRNILPDVLTAIPEQGDEDMTERIGFVWEVLVGEKLACHTRIIRVTEKTLFVQVDGPEWLAPLKALDTRILEGLNRSLRTSRFTRIHYDIRPETQPSSSKRKPKRMRNTPLPNANPTLPVGADSLDRIQDPALKETLTRLAHKFRFVALALIAVTGLSNCATIGDTMPGFDTEIQEGAPDFENSYAVRHISKLNEQNPGRFRDPRAYYHFMMDLKYEREGDFDRAAEHYSKVVELETEHEPFLTHLMVLYQRIGKLEEALQVGQRGLRKFPDNTRMHTIVGDILASRGRYEDALTHYKKVSELDPKSPRAFLMAGVALRQLKQFDEARDWFHKVSVIDPANTLGFYYYGRTLLDTRDPAGAEDKLKKSVSLRPSMIEARQALALALEQQEKYQEAITQYRILKKLDPSNLQVADRYDALNEVWDPVTEKLSGNVTLPEMALDEPDIHRMIGAIFYQQVMYLEAVDEFRLVLAKSEDREVRFTIARIYEVLGRPDKAIQEIEAYRRYSGEPDSVEVLLKLARLYGLNENMPQSVNLLDRAVELDPHNHRLFHALTLAYMSLNRNKEALKAIDHAIALNKSHDAYYFEKGALLERMGRYEDAIANMTKALEINPNHSNAHNFIGYMYASRNIKLDRALYHLEQALSIQPRNGYFLDSLGWIYYKKGEPEKALAHIKKALIYTEPDPVLYDHLGDIHFSLKNIGEARKAWKTSLVLTRQKSSSGGEMPDLNLLQEKIRKADELLEGR
- a CDS encoding DUF2029 domain-containing protein → MRTRTVLLITGIASVLLYLALWRLSLAFNWGEGYAERPILAYLALYAALFGLYAWAALKILKSRYDWNTLWLILILGLLFRGAILPADQIQEDDIYRYLWDGKVFAHGVNPYKYSPNEVSRLKEFMIRDPASFEATYSPDQIRELTRLYQLKWQSDKSLVYMERINHPGVPTIYPPMAQYVFRLVHTLKPDSIAMMRLAFFVFDLMAVAFIALTLRALGMNPNWCLVYYWCPLVIKETFNSTHLDIIGIAFLTGAIYFLVRARYYVAYFFLALSVLGKLYPAILLPLYLKRQLQSLTERGTSPWKACAAGAALFVGVVAVGYLPFVNIGRDAFEGLETFTTYWQNNDSLFALVLWFYGSLLGLSSELPVGFSYDLPSLLAKITVLVIVLAVLAYLFFRKARIGGDADRACLSDQLIIMGLVFLLSPVQNPWYLMWVVPYLCFFPWRSWLLLTGLVGLYYLDFYFEYQDMKHLIPWVVWIEFTPFYLAFAYEWWRRKQNVLTTDAHG